One stretch of Gammaproteobacteria bacterium DNA includes these proteins:
- the bioD gene encoding dethiobiotin synthase: MKNGLFITGTSTDIGKTLVAALLLSAAHSQNLPAYYFKPVQTGQDSDCATVSCLTGLQEPIIKPVFSYASPQAPYRAALAEQKPIQLDHILAHWQQLTSGYYLVEGAGGLLVPLTQNHTIRDLAFALKLPLIIVASTQLGTMNHTLLTLEAAANAKVPVKGLILSGSKDPELATALQPFISVPILAAIPDLTTAQKQNFQQTAKQIFPFQLLQKILI; this comes from the coding sequence ATGAAAAATGGTCTATTTATCACCGGCACCAGTACCGACATCGGTAAAACCCTAGTCGCTGCATTGCTACTCTCTGCAGCGCACTCACAAAATTTGCCGGCTTATTATTTCAAACCGGTACAAACTGGACAGGATAGCGACTGTGCTACCGTCAGTTGTTTAACCGGGTTACAAGAGCCGATTATTAAACCGGTATTTTCTTATGCATCACCACAAGCCCCCTATCGCGCAGCATTGGCAGAACAAAAACCAATACAATTAGATCACATCTTGGCACACTGGCAGCAGTTAACATCAGGATATTATCTGGTTGAAGGTGCAGGCGGGCTATTAGTTCCCTTAACCCAAAATCATACGATACGTGATTTAGCCTTCGCACTTAAATTGCCCCTAATAATTGTCGCTAGCACACAATTAGGCACAATGAATCACACCCTACTCACGCTGGAAGCAGCTGCTAACGCCAAAGTTCCTGTCAAAGGCTTAATTTTATCTGGGTCAAAAGATCCTGAGTTAGCAACCGCATTACAACCATTTATTTCAGTACCGATTCTAGCTGCAATACCAGATTTAACAACCGCTCAAAAACAAAATTTTCAACAAACTGCCAAGCAAATTTTTCCCTTTCAATTATTACAAAAAATTCTCATATGA
- the bioA gene encoding adenosylmethionine--8-amino-7-oxononanoate transaminase, with amino-acid sequence MKHPTSLMARDQKSLWHPFTQHGLESEFLPVVSAKGAWLQLADGKKILDAISSWWTNLHGHAQPDIASAIYAQALQLEHTLLAGFTHEPAVRLAEILLTATQASGANLTRCFYSDNGATAVEVAMKMAYQYYKNQQVKTRNRFIAITHAYHGDTLGSMALSARDSYHQHFSSLLPEVTFIDPQQLDQLENLLTQQPEQYCALIIEPMIQGAGGMKFHSAEFLAAVAALCHKAGVLLIVDEVFTGFYRTGKCFAFEHADIKPDLLCLAKGLTGGFLPLAATLTTEAIFNAYYSKDINQAFLHGHTFTANPIACAAAIASWQLLQQPATQENILQISKITQRCIQHLSQHENASLARSLGTVGAINKKNLPGYMSGSGQAIRAFAMEKNVLLRPLGSALYAVPPYCITADELEQVYQVIELILNKEQF; translated from the coding sequence ATGAAACATCCAACTTCATTAATGGCACGCGACCAAAAATCACTCTGGCATCCCTTCACCCAGCATGGACTTGAAAGTGAATTTTTGCCAGTGGTTAGCGCTAAAGGTGCCTGGCTGCAACTCGCCGACGGCAAAAAAATCCTCGATGCGATCTCTTCGTGGTGGACGAACCTACATGGCCATGCACAACCCGATATTGCCAGCGCGATCTATGCACAAGCCCTGCAATTAGAACATACACTGCTGGCAGGATTTACACATGAACCTGCTGTCAGATTAGCTGAAATTTTACTCACCGCCACACAAGCCAGCGGCGCAAATTTGACACGTTGCTTTTATTCAGATAATGGCGCAACTGCTGTTGAAGTCGCAATGAAAATGGCCTATCAATATTACAAAAACCAACAAGTTAAAACCCGCAACCGCTTTATAGCCATCACCCATGCGTATCATGGCGACACCTTAGGCTCTATGGCGCTCAGTGCACGCGATAGCTATCATCAACATTTTTCATCCCTATTACCTGAAGTAACCTTTATTGATCCACAACAATTAGATCAATTAGAGAATCTATTAACGCAACAACCAGAACAATATTGCGCTTTAATTATCGAGCCAATGATACAAGGCGCAGGCGGCATGAAATTTCACAGTGCCGAGTTTCTGGCAGCTGTCGCAGCTTTGTGCCATAAAGCCGGAGTGTTACTAATTGTCGATGAAGTTTTTACCGGTTTTTACCGTACCGGGAAATGTTTTGCCTTTGAGCATGCCGACATCAAACCCGATTTGTTATGCCTTGCTAAAGGTTTAACCGGTGGCTTTTTACCCTTGGCAGCAACACTCACAACAGAAGCAATTTTTAATGCTTATTATTCTAAAGATATTAACCAAGCTTTTTTACATGGACATACTTTTACGGCCAATCCCATTGCCTGCGCCGCCGCCATTGCTTCATGGCAGTTATTGCAACAACCAGCTACGCAAGAAAACATTTTACAGATTAGTAAAATCACGCAACGCTGTATACAACATTTATCGCAACATGAAAATGCCAGTCTTGCACGCAGTCTAGGCACAGTGGGCGCTATTAATAAAAAAAACTTGCCAGGCTATATGTCAGGCTCTGGGCAAGCGATTCGTGCATTCGCTATGGAAAAAAATGTTTTACTACGTCCGCTAGGATCAGCGCTCTACGCAGTACCACCCTATTGTATTACCGCGGATGAATTGGAGCAGGTATATCAGGTTATAGAATTAATTTTAAATAAGGAGCAATTTTAA